CTGGTCAAAAATACTCAATGGCGCTCGGGCCGAACCCGGGCGAAAGGTCAGAAGCTCAGCACCCGGCTTTCGGTGACCACCATGTCGAGCGGCTGGTCGGTGGGTTCCAGTGGCAGCGCCTCGGCCTCTTGCGCATCAAAGGCGAAGCCGATAGCAAGCGTGGCGCGTTTGGCCCGCAACCCCTGCAAGGTGCGGTCGTAGAAACCGCCGCCATAACCCAGCCGCCCGCCCCGCGAGTCAAAGGCCACCAGCGGCACGATCAGGATCTCGGGTTCCATCCAGTCGTCGGTCTCGGGCACCATGGCGCCAAACGGCCCCTCGCGCAGCGGGCCCTCGGGCGACCACAGCGAAAACCGCAGGGGCAGGCCCGCGCCCTGGATCACCGGCACCCCGACGGGGCCATGGGCCGCCGCCTCGGCCATTGCGGGCAGCGGGTCGATCTCGGTCCGGATCGGCATGTAGCCCGACAGCGGCACTCCGCGGTAGCCGGCCAGAACCTCTGAAAGCCGTCCCGCCGCCCCGGCCGGGCAGGCATCGAATGCCGCCTTGCGGCGGGCAAAGGCCGCCTTACGCGCGGCGGCCTTGATCGCGGTCAGGTCGTCCATGACCCCTCCTAGAGCAGAAAGACGGAAGCCAGCCCCAGAAAGGCAAAGAACCCGACAACATCCGTTACCGTGGTCACGAAGGTGCCCGAGGCCAGCGCCGGGTCGATCCCGGCCTTTTCAAGAAGCACCGGAATCCCGGCCCCGGCAAGCCCGGCCACGACCAGATTGACCACCATTGCGGCAGCGATCACCGGACCCAGCAGCGGCAGGCCGAACCAGACATGGCCCACGATCCCCATCACCACCGCAAAGACCGCGCCATTGACCAGCCCCACCATCACCTCACGCCGCAACACCCGGCCCAGGTTCGACCCGGTCAGGTCGCGGGTCGCCAGCGCCCGCACCGCAACGGTCAGGCTCTGGGTGCCGGCATTGCCGCCCATCGAGGCGACGATCGGCATCAGCACCGCCAGCGCCACCACGTTGGCAATCGTGCTTTCGAAGATAGAGATCACCAGCGAGGCCAGGATCGCCGTTGCCAGGTTCACCGCCAGCCAGGGCAGGCGCTGCCTGGTGGTTTCCATTACCGTATCCGACAGGCTGCTTTCGCCGACACCGGCCAGGCGCAGAATGTCTTCCTCGTGCTCTTCGTCCAGAACGATCATGGCGTCATCGATGGTGATCACGCCCACCAGCCGCCCCTCGGCATCCACAACGGGGGCCGAGATCAGGTGATACTGGTTGAACGCATAGGCCACGTCCTCTTCATCCTGATCGGCGGGGATGATCTGAAACGTCTCTTCGGCCAGCGTGCTCAGCGGCACCTCGCGCCGGGCCGACATGATCCGGCCCAGCGTCACATTGCCCACCGGATGCAGGCGCGGGTCGACCAGGACCACGTGATAGAACTGGTCCGGCAGGTCGTCCGAACCGCGCATGAAGTCGATGACCTCGCCCACCGTCCAATGTTCGGGCGCCATCACCACCTCGCGCTGCATCAAGCGCCCGGCAGAGCCTTCGGGATAGGCCAGCGCCTGTTCGACAGCGACCCGGTCGGCATCTTCAAGCGCGTCGAGAATGGTTTCGTGATCGCTCTCTTCGAGGTCTTCGAGCAGGTCGACCACATCGTCGCTGTCCAGCTCACGCACCGCCTCGGCCAGAACGTCGGGGTTGAGCAGGCGCACGACCTCTTCGCGGATGCCCTCATCGAGTTCCGACAGGATCTCGCCATCGAATTCGCGGTCATAGAGCCGGATCAGCCGGGCGCGGTCAAAGGTGTTGATCTGTTCCAGCAGGTCGGCGATGTCGGCCGCGTGCAGCGGCTCCATCAGTTCGATCAGCTGGTCGCGGTCATCGGTGTCGACCGCATAGAGAATCGCGGCCACGTGGCGGCGATCCAGCTCATAGGCGTCCTCGTCGCGGGGCTTGTCCTGGTCTGGCGTTACTGTGCCGGTCGTCATACGCGCCCCCTGTTCGAATTGGCGGCAAGTTAGTAGAAGCTGCTATAGGAAAACAATGGCAATCGCGGAATTTACGGCCCCGCATCGCATGCATTAGCTTGGCCTTCGCCTGAAATGCCCAGAGGAGACCGGCACATGACCGGACAGACCATTTTGCGGGGGCGGGTGCTGTCCTTTGTGCAGTCCCCCTTTGATACCGCGCCCGAAACGGCCGTCCGCGAAAACGAGGCGCTGCTGATCGAGGGCGGGCATGTGACGGCGGTCGGCAGCTGGGACGCGCTGCGGCGCGAAGCCCCGCAGGCAGAGGTAAGTGATCACGGCGAACGGGTAATTCTGGCCGGCTTCGTGGATGCGCATGTGCATTATCCCCAGACCGCGATGATCGCGAGCTGGGGCAAGCGGCTGATCGACTGGCTCAACACCTATACCTTTCCCGAAGAGCGCAAGTTCGCCGACCTGACCTATGCCTCCGAGATCGCGGCCCGGTATCTGGACCTGACGGCGGCGCATGGCACCACCACCATGTGCAGCTTCTGCACCATCCATCCCGAGAGCGTGGAGGCGTTTTTTGCCGAGGCACAGGCGCGCGGCCAGCGGGTGGTCGCGGGCAAGACCTGTATGGACCGCAATGCGCCAGATTTCCTGCGCGACACGGCACAGAGCGCCTATGACCAGTCCAAGGCTCTGTTGCAGAAGTGGCATGGGGTGGACCGGATCTCCTATGCGATCACGCCTCGGTTTTCGCCCACCTCGACGTCGGAACAGCTGGATGCGATGGGTGCGCTCTGGGCCGAGCATCCCGATTGCCTGATGCAGACCCATCTGAGCGAACAGACCGACGAGATCGAATGGGTCAAGGGCCTCTATCCCGAAGCGCGCGATTATCTGGACACGTACGAGCAGCATGGGCTCCTCGGCGGGTGCGGACTGTATGGCCATGCCATCCACCTGGAGAAGCGCGAGCGTGACCGGCTGCGCGAACATGGCGCCGGGCTGATCCATTGCCCGACCTCGAACACGTTCATCGGCTCGGGCCTGTTCGACATGGCCGGGCTGATGGCGGAGGGACAGCGGATCGGGCTGGCCACCGATACCGGTGGCGGGTCCAGCTTTTCGATGCTGCGCACGATGGCCGCCGCCTATGAGATCGGCCAGCTGCGGGGCGTGCCGCTGCACGCGGCGCAGCTGTTGTGGCTGGCCACCCAGGGCTCGGCCCGGGCGCTGCGGATGGATCACCAGATCGGCAACATCGCCCCGGGGATGGAGGCGGATCTGGTGGTACTCGACCTCGCCTCCACTCCCGCCATCGCCCAGCGCAGCGCTATGGCAGACGACCTGTGGGAGGCGCTGTTTCCGACCATCATGATGGGCGACGACCGCGCCATCGCCGAAGTCTGGATCGCCGGCAGGCGGGTCTGACCGCCTTCACCGCGGGCGAAAGATTTTTCGTCGAAAAATCTTTGCCTCCGGCGAGAGTATTTTCAGCGAAATGAAGGGGTTCAGCCCATCAGGGCGCGCGCGAGCCTGTTTTGACGTTCGATCATGTGTGGCAGGTCGATAGTGATGATCTGCCCGTCGCGCACGATCTGGCGGCCCTCGACAAACAGATGTTTGACACGGGTGGGTCCGGCCAGCAGCAGCGCCGCCGGATCCCAGCTGCCAGCGCTGTTGATGCCCGAGACATCCCAGATCGCGATATCGGCGCGTTTGCCCAGCTCGAGCCGGCCGCAATCGGGCCGGCCCAGCACGTCGGCGCCGCCGCGGGTGGCGATCTCGAGCGCCTCGCGGGCCGACATGGCATCGGCGCCCCGCGCCACCCGTTGCAACAGCATCGCCTGTCGCGCCTCGCCCATCAGGTTGCCGCTGTCATTGCTCGCCGAACCGTCGACCCCCAGCCCCACCGACACGCCCGCGTCACGCATGGCGCGGACCGGGGCGATGCCGCTGCCCAGCCGACAGTTGGAGCAGGGGCAATGGGCGACGCCGGTACGCGAGCGGGCGAAGAGGTCGATCTCTTGCCCGTCCAGCTTGACGCAATGGGCATGCCAGACATCCGGTCCGGTCCAGCCCAGATCCTCGGCATATTGACCGGGACGGCAGCCGAACTGCGCCAGGCTATAGGCGATGTCCTCGTCATTCTCGGCCAGATGGGTGTGCAGCATCACCCCCTTGTCCCGCGCCAGCAGCGCCGCGTCGCGCATCAGGTCTCGGCTGACCGAAAAGGGCGAACAGGGGGCAAGGCCCACGCGACACATGCTGCCCTCGCCTGCGTCATGAAAGGCATCAACCACCCGGATCATGTCGTCCAGGATCGCGGCTTCGCCCTCGACCAGCGTATCGGGCGGCAGGCCGCCCGCGCTTTCGCCGATGCTCATGGCGCCCCTTGTTGGGTGAAAGCGCAGGCCAAGCTCGGTCGCGGCGGCGATGGTGTCGTCCAGCCGCGCGCCGTTGGGGTAGAGGTACAGATGATCGGAACTGAGCGTGCAGCCTGACAGCGCCAGTTCCGCCAGCCCGGTCTGGGCCGAGACGAACATCTCCTCGGGGCCGAAGCGCGCCCAGATCGGATAGAGCGTCTTGAGCCAGCCAAAGAGCAGCGCATCCTGCCCGCCCGGCACCGCCCGTGTGAGGCTCTGGTACAGATGGTGATGGGTGTTGACGAGGCCCGGCGTGACCACGCAGCCGCGCGCCTCGTGCACCTCACCCAGCGTGGCGAGGTTCGGGCCGATCGCGGCCACGATTCCGTCACGGATCAGGATATCGGCGCCGGCCAGCTCACGGCGGCCCGCATCCATGGTCAGGATTGTATCGGCATTTCGAATCAGGTGTTCGGTCATGGTGCACACTTCCCCTGTCGGGCCCGTTTCATAGGAAGTGTGTCTGACCGGCGGAAAACGGGCTCAAGAACCGGCTGGTTCGAATTTAGGCCCAAGCGTGGCCGGTTGCAAGCCGCTCAGACTCCGCGCAGGAAATCCAGCGCGGCGCTGTGCAGTTGTGGATTGGCCGCCGCCAGGGCCCGCCCGCCCTCATGGGCGGGGCCGCCCTGCCAATCGGTGACGATGCCGCCGGCGGCCTCGATCAAGGCGATCGGAGCCTGGATATCGACCGCCTTCAACCCGGCCTCGATCACCAGATCGACCAACCCCGCCGCCAGCAGCGCATAGGCATAGCAATCCATGCCATAGCGGGTCAGCTTGACCCGGCT
The window above is part of the Ruegeria pomeroyi DSS-3 genome. Proteins encoded here:
- the guaD gene encoding guanine deaminase → MTGQTILRGRVLSFVQSPFDTAPETAVRENEALLIEGGHVTAVGSWDALRREAPQAEVSDHGERVILAGFVDAHVHYPQTAMIASWGKRLIDWLNTYTFPEERKFADLTYASEIAARYLDLTAAHGTTTMCSFCTIHPESVEAFFAEAQARGQRVVAGKTCMDRNAPDFLRDTAQSAYDQSKALLQKWHGVDRISYAITPRFSPTSTSEQLDAMGALWAEHPDCLMQTHLSEQTDEIEWVKGLYPEARDYLDTYEQHGLLGGCGLYGHAIHLEKRERDRLREHGAGLIHCPTSNTFIGSGLFDMAGLMAEGQRIGLATDTGGGSSFSMLRTMAAAYEIGQLRGVPLHAAQLLWLATQGSARALRMDHQIGNIAPGMEADLVVLDLASTPAIAQRSAMADDLWEALFPTIMMGDDRAIAEVWIAGRRV
- a CDS encoding 5-formyltetrahydrofolate cyclo-ligase, whose translation is MDDLTAIKAAARKAAFARRKAAFDACPAGAAGRLSEVLAGYRGVPLSGYMPIRTEIDPLPAMAEAAAHGPVGVPVIQGAGLPLRFSLWSPEGPLREGPFGAMVPETDDWMEPEILIVPLVAFDSRGGRLGYGGGFYDRTLQGLRAKRATLAIGFAFDAQEAEALPLEPTDQPLDMVVTESRVLSF
- the mgtE gene encoding magnesium transporter produces the protein MTTGTVTPDQDKPRDEDAYELDRRHVAAILYAVDTDDRDQLIELMEPLHAADIADLLEQINTFDRARLIRLYDREFDGEILSELDEGIREEVVRLLNPDVLAEAVRELDSDDVVDLLEDLEESDHETILDALEDADRVAVEQALAYPEGSAGRLMQREVVMAPEHWTVGEVIDFMRGSDDLPDQFYHVVLVDPRLHPVGNVTLGRIMSARREVPLSTLAEETFQIIPADQDEEDVAYAFNQYHLISAPVVDAEGRLVGVITIDDAMIVLDEEHEEDILRLAGVGESSLSDTVMETTRQRLPWLAVNLATAILASLVISIFESTIANVVALAVLMPIVASMGGNAGTQSLTVAVRALATRDLTGSNLGRVLRREVMVGLVNGAVFAVVMGIVGHVWFGLPLLGPVIAAAMVVNLVVAGLAGAGIPVLLEKAGIDPALASGTFVTTVTDVVGFFAFLGLASVFLL
- a CDS encoding 8-oxoguanine deaminase; the encoded protein is MTEHLIRNADTILTMDAGRRELAGADILIRDGIVAAIGPNLATLGEVHEARGCVVTPGLVNTHHHLYQSLTRAVPGGQDALLFGWLKTLYPIWARFGPEEMFVSAQTGLAELALSGCTLSSDHLYLYPNGARLDDTIAAATELGLRFHPTRGAMSIGESAGGLPPDTLVEGEAAILDDMIRVVDAFHDAGEGSMCRVGLAPCSPFSVSRDLMRDAALLARDKGVMLHTHLAENDEDIAYSLAQFGCRPGQYAEDLGWTGPDVWHAHCVKLDGQEIDLFARSRTGVAHCPCSNCRLGSGIAPVRAMRDAGVSVGLGVDGSASNDSGNLMGEARQAMLLQRVARGADAMSAREALEIATRGGADVLGRPDCGRLELGKRADIAIWDVSGINSAGSWDPAALLLAGPTRVKHLFVEGRQIVRDGQIITIDLPHMIERQNRLARALMG